ATAACAATTTGTGACCATTTATTCAGATTTATTTTTATTCCCTTCAAACAAACCTGTTCTTTACCTGACAATTTGCTATAATAAAATTGATGAAACATTTGTTTAGTAAAGGAGATACTAACGACCTATGAATTTAGAAAAAGGACACTATAAAGAGATTGAAGCCTTGACAGAAAAAGAAAATGGACCTGTTTTGGTGCGTAATATTCAAACAAAAGAATTTTTTGTTCGAAAAAAATACGCTCTGACATTACAAAATCGTTTAGAAAAACTTAGTTTAATTACTCACCCTCATCTACCTAAAATTGAAGAAATCGTGACTTCAAACAATGAACTTTGGCTATATGAAGAATTTATCCACGGGAAAAATTTACAAGAATATATCCAATTGAATCAACAATTGCCTACTGAAACTACTTTAGAAATTGCTAAAAGTGTGACAGAAGCTTTAGTAGTCCTCCATGAAAAAAACTTGATTCACCGAGACATAAAACTAACCAATATTATGATTTCAAATGATGGTGTGATTAAGTTAATTGACTTTGATGCAATTCGTTTCTATGATGGAACAAAAGATACTGATACTGTTAACTTAGGTACACTAGGCTTTGCTGCTCCAGAACAATTTGGTTTTGCCGAAACAGATGAACGTAGTGATATATATTCACTTGGCGTCGTATTGAATGTTTGCTTAACAAAAAATTATCCAAAAGATCAGCTGACAACAAATGTTTATTTGAAGGATATTGTCCAAAAATCGATTAACCTGGATCCAAGCAATCGATTCCAATCCGCTAAAGATATGCAAGCTGCTATTCATCAACAACTTACTCTTTTGAAGATAGAAAAGAATCACCCAAAACAGAATCCAAAAGTATCGGTAGAAAAAAAGCGACTCGTTCCTAAAACATCTATTCAAAAAACCGTTACAAAAGAGCAATCAAATTTTATTAGGCATTATGTACCTGGCTTTCGTACCAATCAACTATGGAAAAAGGTCATCGCTTGTTTTGGCTATCTTTGTATTTTTCTTCTCTACTCTATCATGCTTTCTAGAGGTACGCCGCTAGACCGCTTTTTAGAAGGTATCACTTATACAGTTCTTTTTATCTTTCCTCTTATTATTTTGACTAACTTTCTCTCAATAAAAAAATGGATTCCTTTTATCCACTCCAATAAGCTCTGGGCGGTTTGTTGTGGCTGGCTATTGGTTGGTATCTGTTGGTTTTTCCTTAGTGGAATCACTATTCAAACCTTCGAAAACCTATACTCCCCTGAGTTTATTGAACAAAGAGAACTAAACTCGACTGATTCTAAAACATAACTTACTAAACTTTTAGGCTAGGATAACAATCCAAAGCCTTTTTTATTTTCCTGAAACTATGCTTCTTGCATAGGACTTTTCCTTCTAGTATCGGCATAATTGTATTTGTAAGACGGACTAAATAATAAAGGAGAAGATGAAAATGAAAAATGTAAAAAAATTAGGTTTAGGTTTGTTCATTATGAGTTTGGCAGGTGTCGCTTTGGGCTGTAGTTCAGACACTTCAACTAAAAAAGCAGAGACAAAAAAAGAAGATAAAACTGAGGAAGTAAAAAAAGACCAAGCAACGGATAGCGGTGATTTAGGTGACTTCCATGTTGCCATTCAAGATTTTTCTAGAGGACAAGATTTCGAAGGCTCTGAAGTTGGAATTGTACAATATGAGTTCACAAATAATAGTGAAGACAATCAAATGTTCACAGTTGCAATTAGTCCTAAAGTCTTTCAAAATGGTGTTGCCTTAGATAGCGCTGTTATGACTGAAGATGGTTTTTCTGATGGCTTAACTGAAATTCAACCTGGTGCTAAGATTACGATTAAAACAGCCTATAAATTGGCAGATACTGAAAACCCAGTTTCCGTCGAAGTCAGCCCTACCTTTAGCTTAAAGGATGAAAAATTGACGAAAGAATTTACTTTACAGTAAATAGGAGGCACTTATGCGCAAAACAATCGGTATTATCTCTATTATTCTAAGTGTCTTTGTCGGCTTTCAATCAATGATTGCAGGTTTAGGCAATACTCTTTCGCAAAACAATGAAATTGGTGGTTCAACTGGATTCTTGCTTTCAATTTTATTATTGATTGCTGGAATTACAGTTTTGGCATCTAAAGGTGCAAAAGGAATGTTAATCTTTAGTATGCTTTTATATGCAATTGGTGGATTATTAGGATTTGTTGGAGCAGGAAGTTATAGTGATTTAGTTATTTGGTCCGTCATTAGCTTGCTCTTTGCTGTCCTATTGCTTCTTCAAATTAGAAAAATCCATTAATAGCCACAAAAGAACGAATCAAGTTTGAGTTTAGGATAGGACTCTCTTGATTCGTTCTTTTTTTGTTTCATACTATGTAAAAAGATACCACTACTCCTTTAAGAAGTTGGTATCTTCCACTATGATATATAAGATAAATTAGCTATGTCGTGTTCCTATGGTATATTGGGCAAATCAACTATGTGGTCATTCTATGATATATATGATAAGTGAATCATGTCATCGTTCTACAAAAACAAAATAGCATTGCTCTTGTCTATACATCTACTATAACGAACCTCTAGAAACATATCAATATCCAAAAGACTTCCTTCACTTTTTATACTTATTTCGTACACATTTTTGTGACATTTAGCTTTAACAGCTACTATAATACTTAAATTGTGTCCTTTTACATACACAAAACAGTGCTTAAAAGGTTTCTTTAAGATAAAAATAAAGCAATAAACTATAGTCTATTGCTTTGTTTTTAAGTTACTACTCTTCTTTAACGATAAATAATCGTCTCTTTATGACTTTCAACTGTTATTTTCCCATTTTTAATAACAAATACTCGTTCTGGAATATCAATGATTGCGTCATGTTTCAACAAGGTGTCTAGTAAAACCAGATCCGCTTGTTTTCCAACCCCAATCCCATAATTCGTTAGACCAATAGCTTTAGCTGGATTTTCTGTAATCATTGGCAAAACAGTTGGTAAATCGTCTGCTCCACCTAAATGACCTACAGGAATTGCTAACATGGCTGTTTGTAAAATATCACCATTCCCATAAGGAGTAAATGCATTCCGAATGTTGTTAGTTGCAATACACATGTTAACGCCACCGTCTCTGAGCTTTCTAATTGGTGTTACAGCCCGTCTAACATTATAGGCATCATTACGTGCACCCAAATGTAAATCAGTCGCAGGCAATGCCATAACACTAATTCCAGCTTCTGCAATTAAGGCAATAATTGGATCCAACTGTTCCTTTGGCAATGCATGTAACGCTGTCAAATGGCCCACTGATACACGACCTTGATATCCTTCTTCAATGGTTTTATGGCAAAGATATTCAATTGATATATCTGTCGCCTCATCACTAAAATCTTGATGTAAATCAATCGATTTGTTATATTTTTTAGCAATCTCAAAAATCAAATCAATATGATCATTAGCTGGCGAATCATTGTACGGAATTCCCCCAACTACATCTGCACCCATCTCCATCGCTTCGTACATCATTTTTTCGGTACCTGGTGCTTTAAAGATACCTTCTTGCGGAAATGCTACAACTTGAATATCGACTAAATCTTTGTACTCTTCCTTCAATTGCATAATTGTTTCAAAACCCGTAAAACCTTGCGCTGGATCAAATTCTGCATGTGTCCGAATTGCTGTTACACCGCGAGGAATAATCATTTCTAATGCTTTTTTAGCGCGAGTATAAATATCTTCTTTTGTAAACGTTGGTTTTAACTCAGCAGTCACCTTGATTGCTTCTTGTAATGTACCCGATTTATTTGGTTTACGACTTGCAATCAGGGCTTTATCTAAATGAATATGACTCTCAACAAACCCAG
This Carnobacterium maltaromaticum DSM 20342 DNA region includes the following protein-coding sequences:
- a CDS encoding amidohydrolase family protein; translation: MDILLKQVRLNDDEELMDVGITDGKISAIEKEINEPATKIIEANGKVLVPGFVESHIHLDKALIASRKPNKSGTLQEAIKVTAELKPTFTKEDIYTRAKKALEMIIPRGVTAIRTHAEFDPAQGFTGFETIMQLKEEYKDLVDIQVVAFPQEGIFKAPGTEKMMYEAMEMGADVVGGIPYNDSPANDHIDLIFEIAKKYNKSIDLHQDFSDEATDISIEYLCHKTIEEGYQGRVSVGHLTALHALPKEQLDPIIALIAEAGISVMALPATDLHLGARNDAYNVRRAVTPIRKLRDGGVNMCIATNNIRNAFTPYGNGDILQTAMLAIPVGHLGGADDLPTVLPMITENPAKAIGLTNYGIGVGKQADLVLLDTLLKHDAIIDIPERVFVIKNGKITVESHKETIIYR
- a CDS encoding serine/threonine-protein kinase — its product is MNLEKGHYKEIEALTEKENGPVLVRNIQTKEFFVRKKYALTLQNRLEKLSLITHPHLPKIEEIVTSNNELWLYEEFIHGKNLQEYIQLNQQLPTETTLEIAKSVTEALVVLHEKNLIHRDIKLTNIMISNDGVIKLIDFDAIRFYDGTKDTDTVNLGTLGFAAPEQFGFAETDERSDIYSLGVVLNVCLTKNYPKDQLTTNVYLKDIVQKSINLDPSNRFQSAKDMQAAIHQQLTLLKIEKNHPKQNPKVSVEKKRLVPKTSIQKTVTKEQSNFIRHYVPGFRTNQLWKKVIACFGYLCIFLLYSIMLSRGTPLDRFLEGITYTVLFIFPLIILTNFLSIKKWIPFIHSNKLWAVCCGWLLVGICWFFLSGITIQTFENLYSPEFIEQRELNSTDSKT
- a CDS encoding DUF5067 domain-containing protein — translated: MKNVKKLGLGLFIMSLAGVALGCSSDTSTKKAETKKEDKTEEVKKDQATDSGDLGDFHVAIQDFSRGQDFEGSEVGIVQYEFTNNSEDNQMFTVAISPKVFQNGVALDSAVMTEDGFSDGLTEIQPGAKITIKTAYKLADTENPVSVEVSPTFSLKDEKLTKEFTLQ